A single window of Luteipulveratus halotolerans DNA harbors:
- a CDS encoding lysophospholipid acyltransferase family protein, protein MLYLTSRMVVAPALRAVFRPTVEGAHHVPRTGGVILASNHLSFIDSIVIPMVAPRQVHFLAKASYFTGTGLKGAALRVWMTSMGMIPVERDDKRAAAKSLEIALDVLQRGGAFGIYPEGTRSRDGRLYRGRTGVAHLALETGAPVVPVGLAGTPDIQPIGSNRPRIAHATIRFGEPLRFAERYADVPAGKARRQVTDEIMDAIHGLTGQELAGDYNEHPPTS, encoded by the coding sequence ATGCTCTATCTCACGTCGCGCATGGTCGTGGCGCCGGCGCTGCGAGCCGTGTTCCGCCCGACGGTCGAGGGCGCCCACCACGTGCCGCGCACCGGCGGCGTGATCCTGGCCAGCAACCACCTGTCGTTCATCGACAGCATCGTGATCCCGATGGTCGCGCCGCGGCAGGTGCACTTCCTGGCGAAGGCCTCCTACTTCACCGGCACCGGGCTCAAGGGCGCGGCGCTGCGGGTCTGGATGACGTCGATGGGCATGATCCCGGTCGAGCGCGACGACAAGCGGGCGGCCGCCAAGTCGCTCGAGATCGCGCTCGACGTGCTCCAGCGCGGTGGGGCGTTCGGCATCTACCCCGAGGGGACCCGGTCGCGCGACGGCCGTCTCTACCGTGGCCGCACCGGCGTGGCGCACCTCGCGCTCGAGACCGGAGCACCCGTCGTACCCGTGGGCCTGGCGGGCACGCCCGACATCCAGCCGATCGGGTCCAACCGGCCCCGCATCGCGCACGCGACGATCCGGTTCGGTGAGCCGCTGAGGTTCGCCGAGCGGTACGCCGACGTGCCGGCCGGCAAGGCGCGTCGCCAGGTCACCGACGAGATCATGGACGCCATCCACGGGCTGACCGGCCAGGAGCTCGCGGGCGACTACAACGAGCACCCGCCGACGAGCTGA